From Nicotiana tabacum cultivar K326 chromosome 20, ASM71507v2, whole genome shotgun sequence, one genomic window encodes:
- the LOC142174460 gene encoding putative mitochondrial protein AtMg00300: protein MGDDNPLPVEGVGNIKLRMFDGIIRNIECWHVPRIKRNLISLSTLDDQGYKFHSENGILKVCKGSMVLMKGKLHSKLYHLQASIVEGETVVASGKSDLNQSQLWHLRLGHMSDNELSLLSKQNLLNGYKNQALNFCEHCVFGKQTRIKFIKKAEHKTRDKLDYIHSDLWGPNRVPSKSGVRYSMTLIDDYSRMV, encoded by the coding sequence ATGGGAGATGATAATCCATTACCAGTAGAGGGGGTTGGTAACATCAAATTGAGAATGTTCGACGGAATCATCAGAAACATTGAGTGTTGGCATGTTCCTCGGATAAAGagaaatttgatttctctttcgaCTTTGGATGATCAAGGGTATAAATTTCACTCCGAGAATGGAATACTTAAAGTGTGTAAAGGCTCCATGGTACTCATGAAGGGTAAACTACATTCTAAATTGTATCATCTTCAGGCCAGTATAGTTGAAGGGGAAACTGTTGTAGCTTCTGGGAAAAGTGATCTGAATCAGTCTCAGTTGTGGCACTTGCGACTTGGCCATATGAGTGATAATGAATTGTCTTTGTTGAGTAAGCAGAATTTGCTGAATGGGTACAAAAACCAAgctttgaatttttgtgagcattgtgtgttTGGTAAACAAACAAGGATAAAGTTCATCAAGAAGGCCGAACACAAGACCAGAGACAAGTTAGATTATATACACTCTGACTTGTGGGGTCCAAACAGAGTTCCCTCCAAGAGTGGTGTCAGGTATTctatgactttgattgatgattactcaaggatGGTGTGA